In Helianthus annuus cultivar XRQ/B chromosome 8, HanXRQr2.0-SUNRISE, whole genome shotgun sequence, a single genomic region encodes these proteins:
- the LOC110870599 gene encoding cilia- and flagella-associated protein 251-like, translating to MKEAAYADELKTLEEFKPTRNDWFVKETRRRRRKVTPKVKEGEGSSSQPKKKQKKVAKTLLVDEPEEEEPAVNVEENPYAGIEEVMLDLDDLEVEQTAQAVNVEAQKEKVIDDIEGDDVDKDTTSSSSSSEDEVDEAERLRRIQEATEKEKLLRKRKRQEKEDAPFWQKEGRGKKESCISKDPESYTKDFKAEDRLKEETFQRNQETINTTT from the exons ATGAAAGAGGCAGCCTATGCTGATGAGCTGAAGACTCTTGAAGAGTTCAAACCTACTCGTAATGATTGGTTTGTTAAAGAAACGAGGAGGAGACGCAGAAAGGTTACTCCTAAAGTAAAAGAGGGCGAGGGATCTTCATCGCAACcgaagaagaaacaaaagaaagttgcAAAAACGTTATTAGTTGATGAACCTGAGGAAGAAGAACCGGCAGTGAATGTTGAGGAAAATCCATATGCTGGTATTGAAGAAGTGATGTTAGATCTTGATGACTTAGAGGTTGAGCAGACAGCACAAGCTGTTAATGTAGAAGCTCAGAAAGAGAAAGTTATTGACGATATTGAAGGTGATGATGTTGATAAAGATACTACAAGTTCCTCGAGTTCTTCAGAAGATGAAGTAGATGAAGCTGAACGTTTAAGAAGAATTCAGGAAGCAACAGAGAAAGAGAAGTTGTTGAGAAAGAGGAAAAGGCAAGAAAAGGAAGATGCTCCATTT TGGCAGAAAGAAGGCCGGGGCAAGAAAGAAAGTTGTATCTCCAAAGATCCGGAAAGTTACACCAAAGATTTCAAAGCCGAAGATCGTCTTAAAGAAGAAACCTTCCAAAGAAACCAGGAAACcatcaacaccaccacatga